The Elephas maximus indicus isolate mEleMax1 chromosome 19, mEleMax1 primary haplotype, whole genome shotgun sequence genome contains a region encoding:
- the KRT13 gene encoding keratin, type I cytoskeletal 13: MSSRLQSSSASYGGGFGAGSCQLGGGRSISTCSTRVVSGGSAGGYGSGISCGFGGGAGSGFVGGFGSGFGGSFGGGFGGGFGGSYGVGFNGGFGGGDGSLLSGNEKITMQNLNDRLASYLEKVRALEEANADLEVKIRDWHLKQSPTSPERDYSHYYKIIEELRDKILAATIDNNRVLLEIDNARLAADDFRLKYENELALRQSVEADINGLRRVLDELTLSKTDLEMQIESLNEELAYMKKNHEEEMKEFSKQVVGQVNVEMDATPGIDLTRVLAEMREQYEAMAEKNRRDAEEWFHSKSVELNKQVTSSTAMIQTSKTEITELRRTLQGLEIELQSQLSMKAGLESSVAETECRYALQLQQIQGLISGIEQQLSDLRSEIECQNQEYKVLLDIKTRLEQEIATYRSLLEGQDAKMIGFPSGGGNSGSASTTVSTRRTSETRTSETRKA; encoded by the exons ATGAGTTCTCGCCTGCAGAGTTCCTCTGCCAGCTATGGAGGTGGTTTTGGGGCTGGCTCTTGCCAGCTGGGAGGAGGCCGCAGTATCTCTACCTGCTCCACCCGTGTTGTCTCTGGGGGATCAGCTGGGGGCTATGGGAGTGGCATAAGTTGTGGCTTTGGTGGAGGGGCTGGTAGTGGCTTTGTAGGTGGCTTTGGAAGTGGCTTCGGAGGTAGCTTCGGAGGTGGCTTCGGAGGTGGCTTCGGAGGTAGCTATGGTGTCGGTTTCAATGGTGGCTTTGGTGGTGGCGATGGCAGCCTCCTCTCTGGCAACGAGAAGATCACCATGCAGAACCTCAACGATCGCCTGGCTTCTTACCTGGAGAAGGTGCGTGCCCTGGAGGAGGCCAATGCCGACCTGGAAGTGAAGATCCGTGACTGGCACTTGAAGCAGAGTCCGACCAGCCCAGAGCGTGACTACAGCCACTACTACAAGATCATCGAGGAGCTCCGGGACAAG ATCCTGGCAGCCACCATCGACAACAACCGGGTCCTTCTGGAGATTGACAATGCCAGGCTGGCTGCAGATGACTTCAGGCTCAA GTATGAGAACGAGCTGGCCTTGCGCCAGAGCGTGGAGGCCGACATCAATGGCCTGCGCAGGGTGCTGGATGAGCTGACCTTATCCAAGACTGACTTGGAAATGCAGATTGAGAGCCTGAATGAGGAGCTGgcatacatgaagaagaaccaTGAGGAG GAGATGAAGGAGTTCAGCAAGCAGGTGGTAGGCCAGGTCAACGTGGAGATGGATGCCACTCCGGGCATTGACTTGACCCGAGTGCTGGCAGAGATGAGGGAGCAGTATGAAGCCATGGCAGAGAAGAACCGCCGGGATGCTGAGGAATGGTTCCACAGCAAG AGTGTAGAGCTGAACAAGCAGGTGACTTCCAGCACCGCCATGATACAGACCAGCAAGACGGAGATCACAGAGCTCAGGCGCACGCTCCAGGGCCTGGAGATAGAGCTGCAGTCTCAGCTTAGCATG AAAGCTGGGCTAGAGAGCTCGGTGGCAGAGACAGAGTGCCGCTACGCCCTGCAGCTGCAGCAGATCCAGGGGCTCATTAGTGGCATCGAGCAGCAGCTGAGCGATCTCCGCAGTGAGATAGAGTGCCAGAACCAGGAGTACAAGGTGCTGCTGGACATCAAGACCCGACTGGAGCAGGAGATCGCCACCTACCGCAGCTTGCTCGAGGGCCAGGACGCCAA gaTGATTGGCTTCCCCTCTGGAGGAG GAAACAGCGGCAGCGCTTCTACCACCGTCTCTACTCGCCGCACTTCTGAAACCCGTACTTCTGAAACCCGCAAAGCCTAA
- the LOC126062077 gene encoding keratin, type I cytoskeletal 15 isoform X2, translating to MSTTFLQTSSSTFGGGSTRGVSFQAGGGYFGGGSLYGGGGGRSISASSTRFVSLGLGGGYGGGMSCGFGGGAGGFGGGFGGGLGGGFGGGFGGSFCDFSGGDGGLLSGNEKITMQNLNDRLASYLDKVRALEEANADLEVKIRDWYQKQSPTSPERDYSHYFQTIEEIRDKILAASINNSRVILEIDNARLAADDFRLKYENELALRQSVEADINGLRRVLDELTLARTDLEMQIESLNEELAYLKKNHEEERKEYGSQLAGQVNVEMDAAPGVDLTRVLAEMREQYEAMAEKNRRDAEAWFFSKTEELNKEVASNTEMIQTSKTEITDLRRTLQGLEIELQSQLSTKAGLENSLAEIECRYATQLQQIQGLISSLETQLSELRWEMEAQNQEYNMLLDIKTRLEQEIATYRSLLEGQDAKMAGIGTREGPCTGPRWE from the exons ATGAGCACCACGTTTCTGCAGACCTCATCCTCCACCTTTGGGGGTGGCTCTACCCGGGGAGTTTCCTTCCAAGCTGGGGGAGGCTACTTTGGTGGGGGGAGTCTCTATGGGGGAGGTGGAGGCCGTAGCATCTCGGCTTCTTCTACTAGGTTTGTCTCCTTGGGGTTGGGAGGGGGCTATGGGGGTGGCATGAGCTGTGGCTTTGGTGGAGGGGCAGGTGGTTTTGGTGGAGGGTTTGGAGGTGGCCTTGGAGGTGGCTTTGGTGGGGGTTTCGGTGGTAGCTTTTGTGACTTTAGTGGTGGCGATGGTGGTCTCCTCTCTGGCAATGAGAAGATCACCATGCAGAACCTCAATGATCGCCTGGCCTCCTACCTGGACAAGGTGCGTGCCCTGGAGGAGGCCAACGCCGACCTGGAGGTGAAGATCCGAGACTGGTATCAGAAGCAGAGCCCGACCAGCCCAGAGCGTGACTACAGCCACTATTTCCAGACCATCGAAGAGATCCGGGACAAG ATCCTGGCAGCCAGCATCAACAACTCCCGTGTCATCCTGGAGATCGACAATGCCAGGCTGGCTGCGGACGACTTCAGACTCAA GTATGAGAACGAGCTGGCCCTGCGCCAGAGTGTGGAGGCCGACATTAACGGCCTACGCAGGGTGCTGGATGAGCTGACCCTGGCCAGGACTGACCTGGAAATGCAGATTGAGAGTCTGAATGAGGAGCTGGCCTACCTGAAGAAGAACCATGAGGAg GAGAGGAAGGAGTATGGCAGCCAGCTGGCTGGCCAGGTCAACGTGGAGATGGACGCAGCACCAGGAGTGGACCTGACCCGTGTGCTGGCTGAGATGCGGGAGCAATACGAGGCCATGGCAGAGAAGAACCGCCGGGATGCTGAGGCCTGGTTTTTCAGCAAG ACTGAGGAACTGAACAAGGAGGTGGCTTCCAACACAGAAATGATCCAGACCAGCAAGACGGAGATCACAGACCTGCGACGCACTCTCCAGGGGTTGGAGATCGAGCTGCAGTCACAACTCAGCACG AAAGCCGGCCTGGAGAACTCCCTGGCAGAGATTGAGTGCCGCTACGCCACACAGCTGCAGCAGATCCAGGGGCTCATCAGCAGCCTGGAGACCCAGTTGAGTGAGCTCCGTTGGGAGATGGAGGCTCAGAACCAGGAGTACAATATGCTGCTGGATATCAAGACGCGGCTGGAGCAGGAGATCGCCACCTACCGCAGCCTACTGGAGGGCCAGGATGCCAA GATGGCTGGCATTGGCACCAGGGAAG GACCCTGTACTGGCCCCAGGTGGGAATGA